In Pseudomonadales bacterium, a single window of DNA contains:
- a CDS encoding TonB-dependent receptor — MKNPRTTTALPRLSTMPLAMLAGLLTATPATAATPAAAEFEAITVTDERSREGAQIALDAPTSAGSRLDLTVRETPASVQIIDRDTLRSRGLTTTQQALDSAVGVTAGQCFGLTCYSTRGFSGTLSLPFLYNGLRYPGIAMSPRGTFNHERIEVIRGPASVLNGFGSIGGAVNFVTKAADGVEEQELFTSFDSWSQKTVGIGVGGSATEQLAYRMDLSHSGGPHGSSGFVDRTGYDYYHASGELRLAATDSFTATLAAESIKDQGEWYFGTPHRAGRIIDGSEQHNYNIDDDRVAKEMHWLRLKLEQRFDDSTALSNETYFNTENRYWHNAEVYELDPVLPLVRRSDFLHIAHDQELLGNLLQLKLTGPLFGLPNRLVLGYDLSRNLHQRDSNSPFSSAANSVDLFDPVAGQFTTNSPFLPFRKTRLVQQALFVEDCLSLTKASKLSLAARRDWIDLTSDNLRTATGFDQQWSGDSYRAGLVHDLRPGVTLYGQWSKALEAPAQIVTLSEAQRNFDLTEGRQWEVGAKADLPRKLGEVTLAWFDITRSNILTRDPLNSTLTVQIGEQSSDGIELAVALRPHPQWAIDASLSLLDARFDEFNERVAGVGVSRAGNLPPDVAEKVGDLWLSFYPDRDWRFAANAQYVGPRAANNANSITMQSYTTLGASVSHALAGGELTLRLRNLTDALYANRSYGNNGSQFLLGEPRAVELSWHGSF, encoded by the coding sequence ATGAAGAATCCACGCACCACGACCGCATTGCCCCGCCTCTCCACCATGCCGCTCGCGATGCTGGCGGGATTATTGACCGCCACACCGGCCACTGCGGCGACACCTGCTGCCGCCGAATTCGAAGCGATCACCGTCACCGATGAGCGCAGCCGCGAAGGCGCGCAGATTGCGCTCGATGCGCCGACGAGCGCAGGCAGCCGGCTCGACCTGACCGTGCGCGAGACGCCAGCCAGCGTGCAGATCATCGACCGCGACACCCTGCGCAGCCGCGGTCTCACCACCACCCAGCAGGCGCTCGACAGCGCGGTGGGGGTGACGGCCGGACAGTGCTTCGGTCTGACCTGCTACTCCACCCGCGGCTTTTCTGGCACGCTCAGCCTGCCGTTCCTCTACAACGGCCTGCGCTATCCGGGGATCGCAATGTCGCCGCGCGGCACCTTCAACCATGAACGGATCGAGGTGATCCGCGGTCCGGCCTCGGTGCTGAATGGCTTTGGCAGCATCGGCGGGGCGGTCAATTTCGTCACCAAGGCGGCCGATGGGGTGGAAGAGCAGGAGCTGTTCACCAGTTTCGACAGTTGGAGCCAGAAAACCGTGGGCATCGGGGTGGGCGGCAGCGCCACCGAACAGTTGGCCTACCGGATGGACCTCAGCCATTCAGGCGGCCCGCATGGCTCGTCGGGCTTCGTCGATCGCACCGGTTACGACTATTACCATGCCAGCGGCGAGCTGCGCCTGGCGGCCACCGACAGTTTCACCGCCACGCTGGCGGCCGAGTCGATCAAGGATCAGGGCGAGTGGTACTTCGGCACCCCGCACCGCGCCGGCCGCATCATCGATGGCAGCGAACAGCACAATTACAACATCGATGATGACCGGGTCGCCAAGGAGATGCACTGGCTGCGCCTGAAGCTCGAACAGCGCTTTGATGACTCGACCGCGCTCAGCAATGAAACCTACTTCAACACGGAGAACCGCTATTGGCACAACGCCGAGGTCTATGAACTGGACCCCGTGTTGCCACTGGTACGCCGCAGCGACTTCCTGCACATCGCCCATGACCAGGAGCTGCTCGGCAACCTGCTGCAACTGAAATTGACCGGGCCACTGTTCGGTCTGCCCAACCGGCTGGTACTGGGCTACGACCTGTCGCGCAACCTGCACCAGCGCGACAGCAACTCACCCTTTTCCAGTGCTGCCAACAGTGTCGACCTGTTCGATCCGGTTGCCGGGCAGTTCACCACCAACTCGCCATTTTTGCCATTTCGCAAGACCCGGCTGGTGCAGCAGGCGCTCTTCGTCGAGGACTGTCTGAGCCTGACCAAAGCCTCAAAACTGTCGCTGGCGGCACGGCGCGACTGGATCGACCTCACTTCCGACAACCTGCGTACCGCGACCGGGTTCGACCAGCAGTGGAGCGGTGACTCTTACCGCGCCGGTCTGGTGCATGACCTGCGCCCGGGCGTCACCCTCTACGGCCAGTGGTCGAAGGCGTTGGAAGCCCCCGCGCAGATCGTCACGCTGAGCGAAGCGCAACGCAACTTCGATCTGACCGAAGGGCGGCAGTGGGAGGTTGGTGCAAAAGCCGATTTGCCGAGAAAGCTGGGGGAAGTGACGCTGGCCTGGTTCGACATCACGCGCAGCAACATCCTGACCCGCGATCCACTCAACTCCACTTTGACGGTGCAGATCGGTGAACAGTCCTCCGACGGTATCGAACTCGCCGTGGCGCTGCGCCCACATCCGCAATGGGCGATCGATGCCAGCCTGTCACTGCTCGATGCCCGCTTCGATGAGTTCAACGAGCGTGTTGCGGGTGTCGGCGTGTCACGCGCCGGCAACCTGCCACCCGACGTGGCCGAGAAGGTCGGCGACCTCTGGCTCAGCTTCTACCCGGACCGCGACTGGCGATTCGCCGCCAATGCCCAGTATGTCGGCCCACGCGCGGCCAACAACGCCAACTCGATCACCATGCAGAGCTACACCACGCTGGGCGCATCGGTGAGCCACGCACTGGCAGGTGGCGAGCTGACGCTGCGGCTGCGCAACCTCACCGACGCCCTCTACGCCAATCGCTCCTACGGCAACAACG
- a CDS encoding TonB-dependent receptor — MRRSTAPLRLRPLFLTLPVALTATHGNAEPSYELPTIAVEESALRAAFDGTTINSDQLRWRRAISSDSATLLKDVPGVSLYGAGGVSSLPVIHGLADDRLRIKLDGMDLIAACPNHMNPVLSYIDPTQVGSIRVYAGVAPVSVGGDSIGGAIVAETAEPKFAAPGEGSLTAADVSTFYRSNGNARGANLAATYATEAVSLSYSGATAEADNYDAGGHYKNFVISGIAPYVEPDEVGSTAYETRNHTLGVAIRHANHLAEAKFGYQDLPHQLYPNQRMDMLDNEQKRLNLRYRGQFDWGAFDARAYHEEVDHFMDFGQDKVYNYGALMPPNTTGATYLVNGMPMYTEGKTDGVSLRGDIDLGAPDLLRIGLDLQQYRLDDWWPPAPNCGVGNCVGGMAPLTFWNINDGERDRLGLFAEWEARWTPQWLSLVGIRSERVETDTGPVVGYNTSTTPLSMGFMKNMYEASSVGTRADFNAMDRSRTDHNLDLSAIARYTPDANLTFEFGLAQQTRSPNLYERYAWSRNVMALEMNNFVGDGNGYLGNPNLDPEVAHTLSVTGEWHSSDGEYQARVTPYYTRVKDYIDAVQWNASTNLPANPVVPGQFVVMKYENQQARLYGVDLSGKMPLGKTSIGTFGLTGLVNYTDGENTDTHDDLYNIMPLNARVSLTHQYGGWDNALEWVGVKGKKEVSDARNEIKTPGYGLVNLRSGHAWQKLRVDVGVENLFDRMYYLPLGGAYVGEGATMSFNKEAGNVARSGMGLSGTQSMWGTAVPGMGRSIYAGISYSF; from the coding sequence ATGAGACGATCGACCGCCCCCCTGCGACTGCGACCACTGTTTCTGACACTGCCAGTGGCACTGACTGCCACCCACGGCAACGCCGAACCCTCCTACGAGCTGCCGACGATCGCCGTGGAGGAGTCCGCGCTGCGCGCGGCCTTCGATGGCACCACCATCAACAGCGACCAACTGCGCTGGCGGCGCGCCATCTCCAGCGACAGCGCCACCCTGCTGAAGGATGTGCCCGGTGTCAGCCTCTACGGCGCCGGCGGCGTCTCCAGCCTGCCGGTGATCCACGGGCTGGCCGACGACCGGCTGCGCATCAAGCTCGACGGCATGGATCTGATCGCCGCCTGTCCCAATCACATGAACCCGGTGCTCTCCTACATCGACCCGACCCAGGTCGGCAGCATCCGCGTCTATGCCGGCGTCGCCCCGGTCAGCGTGGGCGGCGACAGCATCGGCGGCGCCATCGTCGCCGAAACGGCGGAGCCGAAATTCGCCGCACCGGGCGAGGGCAGTCTCACCGCCGCCGATGTCAGCACCTTCTATCGCAGCAACGGCAACGCCCGGGGCGCGAACCTGGCCGCGACCTATGCCACCGAAGCCGTCAGCCTGAGCTACTCGGGCGCCACCGCCGAGGCCGACAACTACGACGCCGGCGGCCACTACAAGAACTTCGTGATATCGGGCATCGCACCCTACGTCGAGCCGGACGAGGTCGGCTCCACCGCCTACGAGACGCGCAACCATACGCTGGGCGTCGCGATCCGGCACGCCAACCACCTGGCGGAAGCCAAGTTCGGCTACCAGGACCTGCCCCACCAGCTCTACCCGAACCAGCGCATGGACATGCTCGACAACGAGCAGAAACGGCTCAACCTGCGCTACCGCGGCCAGTTCGACTGGGGTGCGTTCGACGCCCGCGCCTACCATGAAGAGGTCGACCACTTCATGGATTTCGGCCAGGACAAGGTCTACAACTACGGCGCCCTGATGCCGCCCAACACCACCGGCGCCACCTATCTGGTCAACGGCATGCCGATGTATACCGAGGGCAAGACCGATGGCGTTTCGCTGCGCGGAGACATCGATCTCGGCGCGCCCGACCTGCTGCGCATCGGCCTCGACCTGCAGCAATACCGCCTCGACGACTGGTGGCCGCCAGCCCCCAACTGCGGCGTCGGCAACTGTGTCGGCGGCATGGCGCCGCTGACCTTCTGGAACATCAACGACGGCGAGCGCGACCGTCTGGGCCTGTTCGCCGAGTGGGAAGCGCGCTGGACGCCGCAGTGGCTGTCGCTCGTAGGCATCCGCAGCGAGCGGGTCGAGACCGATACCGGCCCGGTGGTGGGCTACAACACCAGCACCACGCCGCTGTCGATGGGTTTCATGAAAAACATGTACGAAGCCAGCTCGGTGGGCACGCGCGCGGATTTCAACGCCATGGACCGCAGCCGCACCGATCACAACCTCGACCTGTCGGCCATCGCCCGCTACACCCCCGATGCCAATCTCACCTTCGAGTTCGGCCTTGCGCAGCAGACCCGGTCGCCCAACCTGTACGAGCGCTACGCCTGGTCGCGCAACGTGATGGCGCTGGAGATGAACAACTTTGTCGGCGACGGCAACGGCTATCTCGGCAATCCGAACCTGGACCCGGAGGTGGCGCACACCCTGAGCGTCACCGGCGAATGGCACAGCAGCGATGGCGAATATCAGGCCCGCGTCACGCCCTACTACACCCGCGTCAAGGATTACATCGACGCCGTGCAGTGGAACGCCTCCACCAACCTGCCGGCCAATCCCGTGGTGCCCGGACAGTTCGTGGTCATGAAATACGAAAACCAGCAGGCCCGGCTCTACGGCGTCGATCTGTCGGGCAAGATGCCCCTCGGCAAGACGTCCATCGGCACCTTCGGTCTCACCGGCTTGGTCAACTACACCGACGGCGAAAATACCGATACCCACGACGACCTCTACAACATCATGCCGCTCAATGCCCGGGTCTCGCTGACCCATCAATACGGTGGCTGGGACAACGCCCTCGAATGGGTGGGAGTGAAAGGGAAAAAGGAGGTCTCCGACGCGCGCAACGAGATCAAGACCCCGGGTTACGGCCTGGTCAACCTGCGCAGCGGCCATGCCTGGCAAAAACTGCGCGTCGACGTCGGCGTCGAGAACCTGTTCGACCGCATGTACTACCTGCCCCTGGGCGGTGCCTACGTCGGCGAGGGCGCGACCATGTCGTTCAACAAGGAGGCCGGCAACGTCGCCAGAAGCGGCATGGGACTCAGCGGCACGCAGAGCATGTGGGGCACCGCGGTGCCCGGCATGGGTCGCTCCATCTATGCCGGCATCAGCTACAGCTTCTGA
- a CDS encoding agmatine deiminase family protein — translation MNHPRHLPAEWAPQWAVMLTWPHAGMDCQRNFAEVEALFLTLASAIAQRQQLIVSVTQPQQLDALRDHLRQAGIAAQRLIGQVVPANDFWARDHGPITVLSGDQPRLLDFRFNGWGGKYPAELDNQISSQLHRRGAFGSAALEPIDWVFEGGNLECDGAGTLLLNRQSVLTASRNPGLNEAMVEAEFRRLLGIDRVLWISHGHIEGDDTDGHIDVLARFTDPDTLCHISTEDRDDPNFAELDAMAAELRALRKRDGTPYRLVPLPLPAAQRSLGGEPLALSYANFLIINGAVLLPVYRDPADRIALAQLARCFPDREIVPIMALPLVEHGGSIHCVTMQLPAARW, via the coding sequence ATGAACCACCCCCGCCACCTGCCCGCCGAATGGGCACCGCAGTGGGCCGTCATGCTCACCTGGCCCCATGCCGGAATGGACTGCCAGCGCAACTTCGCCGAGGTCGAGGCGCTCTTTCTGACCTTGGCCAGCGCAATCGCCCAACGCCAGCAACTGATCGTAAGCGTCACCCAGCCGCAACAGCTCGACGCCCTGCGCGACCATCTGCGACAGGCCGGCATTGCGGCGCAGCGGCTGATCGGTCAGGTGGTGCCAGCCAATGATTTCTGGGCACGCGACCATGGTCCGATCACCGTTCTGAGCGGTGACCAGCCGCGACTGCTCGACTTTCGCTTCAACGGCTGGGGCGGCAAGTACCCGGCCGAACTCGACAACCAGATCAGCAGCCAGCTGCATCGGCGCGGCGCATTCGGCAGCGCCGCCCTGGAGCCGATCGACTGGGTCTTCGAGGGCGGCAATCTGGAGTGCGATGGCGCAGGCACCCTGCTGCTGAACCGGCAGAGCGTGCTGACGGCGAGCCGCAATCCGGGATTGAACGAGGCGATGGTCGAGGCCGAATTCCGCCGCCTGCTCGGCATCGACCGCGTGCTGTGGATCAGCCATGGCCACATCGAGGGTGACGACACCGACGGCCACATCGACGTGCTGGCCCGCTTCACCGACCCCGACACCCTCTGCCACATCAGCACCGAAGATCGGGATGACCCCAACTTCGCCGAACTCGACGCCATGGCCGCGGAGCTGCGTGCCCTGAGAAAGCGTGACGGCACCCCCTATCGGCTGGTGCCGCTGCCACTGCCCGCCGCTCAGCGGAGCCTCGGCGGTGAACCGCTGGCACTCAGCTACGCCAACTTTCTGATCATCAATGGCGCGGTGCTGCTCCCGGTCTACCGCGATCCGGCCGACCGGATCGCCCTGGCGCAACTGGCCCGCTGCTTCCCCGACCGCGAGATCGTGCCGATCATGGCGCTGCCACTGGTCGAACATGGCGGCAGCATCCACTGCGTCACCATGCAACTGCCGGCCGCACGCTGGTAA
- a CDS encoding PilZ domain-containing protein: MNQHKERREYYRIQDTLALEFQSVPKEQALAQTPVMPFTLDPRFQVLHALHELDHESHATLRQISDADRHLGSYLRTLNRKIELIAMGMFASSNSEAPSPTHDVTLSESGLSFRHEQPLAPDSHLALKLVLFPAYFGLLLFGRVVQCTPLAPPDAGNQSSAAPTARLFNIGVEFTHVQESERELLARYILRKQAQQRREQRNRSKPDSPENG; the protein is encoded by the coding sequence ATGAACCAACACAAGGAGCGGCGCGAATATTACCGCATTCAGGACACGCTGGCGCTGGAATTCCAGAGCGTGCCCAAAGAGCAGGCGCTGGCACAGACACCCGTCATGCCATTCACGCTGGACCCACGCTTTCAGGTTCTGCACGCGCTGCATGAACTCGACCATGAGTCACATGCCACCCTGCGGCAGATCAGCGATGCAGACCGCCATCTGGGCAGCTATCTGCGCACCCTCAACCGCAAGATCGAACTGATCGCCATGGGGATGTTCGCCAGCTCGAACAGCGAGGCCCCCTCCCCGACCCACGATGTCACCCTGAGCGAGAGCGGACTGTCGTTCCGCCATGAACAGCCGCTCGCGCCCGACAGCCATCTCGCGCTGAAGCTGGTGCTCTTTCCCGCCTACTTCGGTCTGCTGCTGTTCGGCCGGGTGGTACAATGCACTCCGCTCGCCCCGCCTGACGCCGGCAACCAGAGCTCGGCCGCACCCACGGCGCGGCTGTTCAACATCGGTGTCGAATTCACCCATGTCCAGGAGAGCGAACGGGAGCTGCTGGCCCGCTACATCCTGCGCAAGCAGGCGCAGCAGCGGCGCGAGCAGCGCAATCGCAGCAAACCGGATTCACCCGAGAATGGCTGA
- a CDS encoding lipoprotein-releasing ABC transporter permease subunit produces MFRPLPLFIGLRYTRAKRRNHFISFISLVSAIGLTLGVTVMIVVLSVMNGFHRELRDRILGMVPHATVFPEQGALADWQSLGAQLQKHPEVVGFAPYINGEGMLAANGQVRGALVQGILPELEPRVSILPQHMVAGTLEALRPGEYGIVMGDLLAAILRVRVGDKVTLVMPEANVSPAGIYPRLKRFTVVGLFRLRAELDASLAVIHLEDAGTLFRIPGEVHGLRLKLQDLFMAPRVSWEVARDLPGTFRASDWTHSHGNLYQATQLEKRMLGLLLMMIVAVAVFNIVSSLVMLVVDKQGDIAILRTLGATPRTILGIFMVQGSVIGVVGTLMGTLFGTLLAWTITDLVEWLERLSGHRILSSDVYFIDYFPSQLLWSDVAIVCGATLTMSFLATIYPALRAARIEPAEVLRYE; encoded by the coding sequence ATGTTCAGACCGCTGCCGCTCTTCATCGGGCTGCGTTATACCCGTGCCAAGCGCCGCAACCACTTCATCTCGTTCATCTCGCTGGTGTCGGCGATCGGCCTGACGCTGGGGGTGACGGTGATGATCGTGGTGCTGTCGGTGATGAATGGCTTTCATCGCGAACTGCGTGACCGCATTCTGGGCATGGTGCCGCACGCGACCGTCTTTCCCGAGCAGGGGGCGCTGGCCGACTGGCAGTCGCTGGGAGCGCAGTTGCAGAAGCATCCTGAGGTGGTCGGCTTTGCCCCTTACATCAATGGCGAGGGGATGCTGGCGGCCAACGGCCAGGTGCGCGGTGCCCTGGTGCAGGGCATTTTGCCGGAGCTGGAGCCCAGGGTGTCGATCCTGCCGCAGCACATGGTCGCCGGCACGCTGGAGGCGCTGAGGCCCGGCGAATATGGCATCGTCATGGGCGATCTGCTGGCGGCGATCCTGCGGGTGCGGGTCGGTGACAAGGTCACGCTGGTGATGCCGGAGGCGAATGTCTCGCCGGCCGGGATCTATCCACGGCTGAAACGCTTCACCGTGGTCGGGCTGTTCCGGTTGCGGGCCGAGCTGGATGCCTCGCTGGCGGTGATTCATCTGGAGGATGCCGGTACGCTGTTCCGCATTCCCGGCGAGGTGCATGGCCTGCGGCTGAAGCTGCAGGATCTGTTCATGGCGCCACGGGTGAGCTGGGAGGTGGCGCGCGATCTGCCCGGAACCTTTCGGGCCAGTGACTGGACCCACAGCCATGGCAACCTCTATCAGGCCACCCAGCTCGAAAAACGGATGCTGGGGCTGCTGCTGATGATGATCGTCGCGGTGGCGGTGTTCAACATCGTCTCCTCGCTGGTGATGCTGGTGGTCGACAAGCAGGGTGACATCGCCATTCTGCGCACGCTGGGCGCGACGCCGCGCACGATTCTCGGCATCTTCATGGTGCAGGGGTCGGTGATCGGTGTGGTGGGCACCTTGATGGGCACGCTGTTCGGCACCCTGCTGGCCTGGACCATCACCGACCTGGTCGAGTGGCTGGAGCGGTTGAGCGGCCACCGCATTCTCAGCTCCGATGTCTACTTCATCGACTACTTTCCCTCGCAACTGCTCTGGAGCGACGTCGCCATCGTCTGCGGTGCCACGCTGACGATGAGCTTTCTCGCCACCATCTATCCGGCGTTGCGGGCGGCCCGCATCGAACCGGCCGAGGTGCTGCGTTATGAGTAG
- a CDS encoding ABC transporter ATP-binding protein produces the protein MSSRSAQPVLQGSGLIKTYHQGPEEVQVLRGVDFAAWRGERVAVVGSSGSGKTTLLNLLGGIDHPTAGQVRLAGIDLKTLDERALCRFRNEQIGFVYQFHHLLPEFTALENVALPLLLNRHAVALAREQATQMLQQVGLGHRLQHKPSELSGGERQRVAIARALVNGPALVLMDEPTGNLDSRTSNEIQELMARLSEGGDTCFVVITHDQAFAERMDRVLRLEAGRLLPQD, from the coding sequence ATGAGTAGCAGATCAGCGCAGCCGGTGCTGCAGGGCAGTGGTCTGATCAAGACCTACCACCAGGGGCCCGAAGAGGTGCAGGTGCTGCGCGGTGTCGATTTCGCGGCCTGGCGCGGCGAACGGGTGGCGGTGGTCGGCAGCTCCGGCTCCGGCAAGACCACCCTGCTCAATCTGCTGGGCGGCATTGACCATCCGACCGCCGGTCAGGTCAGACTGGCCGGCATCGATCTGAAGACGCTCGATGAGCGTGCGCTGTGCCGATTCCGCAACGAGCAGATCGGCTTCGTCTACCAGTTCCACCACCTGCTGCCGGAGTTCACGGCGCTGGAGAATGTCGCGCTGCCGCTGCTGCTCAACCGCCACGCCGTGGCGCTGGCGCGCGAGCAGGCGACGCAGATGTTGCAGCAGGTCGGGCTGGGCCACCGGTTGCAGCACAAGCCGAGCGAGCTCTCGGGTGGCGAACGTCAGCGGGTGGCGATTGCGCGGGCCCTGGTCAATGGTCCGGCATTGGTGCTGATGGATGAGCCGACCGGCAACCTCGACTCACGCACCTCGAACGAGATTCAGGAGCTGATGGCCCGCCTCAGCGAAGGCGGCGACACCTGTTTCGTCGTCATCACTCATGACCAGGCATTTGCCGAGCGGATGGATCGGGTATTGCGGCTGGAAGCGGGACGGCTGCTGCCACAGGATTGA
- a CDS encoding DUF2062 domain-containing protein: MPRRIFKRIAPDPHKIREQRALRFLGETIHHPALWHFSRRSVATAFAIGIFCAILPMPGQMVLATLLALWLRCNIPIAAGLAWATNPITAPPILYVTYRTGCWLLGQEPQIDHIEASFEWLKEFALSAWEPLWVGSVVVGLLLGAASYLAIRMVWRWHITRKWQRRTPTRPALNPVAAAVPLPAAIPDPSARQMPGHE; this comes from the coding sequence ATGCCCAGACGCATTTTTAAACGGATCGCCCCCGATCCGCACAAGATCAGGGAGCAGCGCGCACTGCGTTTTCTCGGTGAAACGATTCACCATCCAGCGCTGTGGCACTTCAGCCGCCGCTCGGTGGCGACCGCCTTTGCCATCGGCATCTTCTGCGCGATCCTGCCGATGCCCGGTCAGATGGTGCTGGCCACGCTGCTGGCGCTCTGGCTGCGCTGCAACATTCCGATTGCCGCTGGACTTGCCTGGGCCACCAACCCGATCACCGCCCCGCCGATTCTCTATGTGACCTACCGCACCGGCTGCTGGCTGCTGGGGCAGGAGCCGCAGATCGATCACATCGAGGCTTCGTTCGAGTGGCTCAAGGAGTTCGCGCTGAGCGCCTGGGAGCCGCTCTGGGTCGGCTCGGTGGTGGTCGGCCTGCTGCTCGGTGCGGCGAGCTATCTGGCGATCCGCATGGTCTGGCGCTGGCACATCACCCGGAAGTGGCAGCGTCGGACTCCGACCCGTCCCGCGCTCAATCCTGTGGCAGCAGCCGTCCCGCTTCCAGCCGCAATACCCGATCCATCCGCTCGGCAAATGCCTGGTCATGAGTGA